From Rhododendron vialii isolate Sample 1 chromosome 7a, ASM3025357v1:
AACTGGTAGACCCAAGACAGTCAAGAAGTCTCAGATGGTGTTCATGCTTCTGATAGAGTTGGAATCTGTTGACGTTGTCTTGGTATGTGGATTTTGGACAACATTCTGAATATCTATGCTTTGTAGCAGTGCATATTTGCATTTGATGTTACAAGTTTTAAAGGTAGTTAGTAGCAAGTGACATTATGAAACATGGAATATTAGTGGAATCGAAGATCAATGGTTAATACTTTCTCAACTTTATTTATTGGTTACGTATCTGGTTCGATGATGTGGCTTAACATTTTGTTTCCATAAAGTAATTGTTGGACAAATTAGGAAGTCAATAGACTTAGAAGACATTATTTACCCTTTAATTCATAGTTGCACAAGAATTCCTACTCATATAAGGGCAACATTGCAAAGTATATGTTATGACTTTGTACTTATAGGTGATAGCCCTTGGAAGAATTTTGTAAACTCCTGCTTTCTTCCAATCTCTTTTTCATTAAGAAGATGAAGGGTTAAGTGGTACGGTACCACATGTATTTTACCTATACATTTTCAATAAGTAGTCCCATGTTTATGTGAGTAAACAGTGTTTCTGTTTGCATTGCTAATACTCCAATGTTTACGTCTTGGATTGCATGTTCCTAAGAATGTACTTCATTCCAGAAAGGAATTTATGAATACAAACGGATCCAaaattttcttaactttttagGGGAAAACAATTCAATGCAATGAAGAAAAATTCTGGAGAATGGAGTTTTGGTAGGAGAATTTGAAATAAGGGGCTGTTATTTCTGTCAGCATTTTCTGTATGTGTGAAATTATGCATATGGTGGGCGGAGCACTTTTAGGGAACAGAATGTGACAGAGAAAGGAGTCCCTGCAAAGAACCCTCCCACTTGCCTCCGTCACTGAAGTGCATCCTTTTACTGGATCATTGTTcttgtttgtctttttcttcaatGTTCATATTATTGTTTGAGTACTGTCAAATAGTTATGACCATTTGCAGGATGCTATGGAGAAAGCTATtattaaaaaggttgctaaagcaGTTGTTCCAGCAATTGATATCATTTTGCAAGCTTTAAGGTGAGCACGTGTGTTTGGTACGATGGAATCTTCTTTTGACTGCTCTTTACATCTCTTGCTGATTTGGGGACTCCTGTATGTTTTGGCATATTTTAGAGAATTTGGGGTGAAGATAGTGCCCCCTAAAAGAATATTAAAGCTGTTGCCTGAACTCTTTGACCACCGAGATCAAAATGTTCGTGCTTCATCCAGAGGATTAACGCTTGAGCTTTGTCGTTGGATTGGAAAAGAAACTGTGAAATCAGTATTGTTTGAGAAAATGCCAAATGCGATGGTATGTTAGCTATTTTCTGGTTGTGGTGCCTTTTACTTCTTAGTTTTGTACCCtggtttaattttctttttctgttcctttattaaagaaaaaagaattggaGGCTGAGCTTGTCAGTGTCTCTGGGATAGCTAGACCATCTCGCAAAACAAGGTACTTCTTTAGTGATTTGGTGTTCTCTTCTATTGAAACACAGAATTTACCTCGAAAGAATTACTGGACGTGATCGATTTGTCAATTTACTTGGGTACTAGCTAACTTTTTTGCAATTGTATAAAAAGTCGTTTGTGTTTAAGACCTCATGCTGGTTTGGGGGATCAGGGAAATGCCTTTAGGCCTTTTTTTTTCTGGGAAAataccatttagttaccttgtttctatgatttttattttcctgtgtAGCCTCTTTTCTTATCTGTTGTCATTGATCCGTTTCTTCCTCTTTCCACATAACATGAGTTAAGCTTCATCCATTAGGGCGCATCGTGCTTTTTAGTTCGTTTTGCTGCCTAGGGTAGTGTACAATTATTTGTTTGAGAGTTGACTTAGGATATGCTCCGTTTACGCAACATAATGGCTTTGAGAATTTGTCCTTTAATTTTTGGAGAACTGGATTTGACCATTTTTCATGTGGCTGACTTTTTGACTCTGAGAGTTTCTCCTTTAATCCTTGGAGTTCAGTAtttgaccttttttttaatgtggCACGTGTAGCTTTATTCATTTTGTTCCTTATGAAGAAGTAGGGGGAGTATTAATTTAATGTTTTTCTCGAAAGAGGAAACAAGGTGTGGAATTAGCAAGTTTCTAGCAATCAAGAAACTGGTGCTTCTCTCTGTTAGTTTGATACGCCTCATGGGATTGTATCCTTAGGCAAGTTTGCCTGATGCGTACCCTGTGCTGATGATtatcttattcttttttcttatctATAGATTCCAATTCCATACCCATTTTCAGTTGGCATCTGAGTTGAGCTCATCTCTAGCTGATTTTCTTGCAGCTGAGATTATTTATGTTTGTAATACTACACTAGGTGCATTAGTATTTGTACTTAGGCAGTTGAAAGACATATCCACAACGCTATTATCTATTAAAGTTGAAGTTAATTTGTTGATTAAAGTTCTAGTTTATTCAATCATctgattaatttttatttttttggcctCAGATCCGAGCAAGAACCTGTGTCTGAAATTGTAGGTTCTGGTCGTGAAGAATCTGTTGCTGATGGTAAGTGATTGATTGTGTAAAACTAATGCCTTGTTCGATTCCCTTTTGGGAagcttttttgtttggtttccagggtaatgagtagagagagaaattagggtaataattagagataggggtaatgagtggagagagatagagagagaaatgagagtaatgattggagatagaggtaatgagtggagagaaaaatgagagtaatgattggaagtaggggtaatgagtgttttttgagttgaatttttttttttttccaaatatgcAACCGAACAAGGCATAAGCGAGTTATGTTCTTTAATTTGTTGATGAATGAGGTTGAGTATAGCTTATAGTCGTGTTTGtgattgaatttggcatttaaGACTTGGAGTTTTTAATTTGTGAGATGCTATTTACCCTGAAAAAGTACCCTGTAAGGTAGAGGATGATGCACAACTTTATTGTGACATGGGCGGTGAGCTATACCATGAATGAATCTGGTcaaaatatatcaaaatttgggcacgtttttgcattttttcctgGGTATGTAGCATTAGTGGGTTAATTTGATGTGGTTCTGCATGAAACGAGTTGCGGCATTGAATGATTGGACCTTAAATATTTGTTTGCCAGCAGCCCAGGAAATAGATGAGCATCAACTTGTTGACGCTGTTGATATATTGACTCCTTTGGAGACGGCAGGGTTTCAGGATGGACTGGTTAGTGCTCCCTATCTTGTTTCTATGTTATTAAGAAACATCAGATTTTTCATTTCCTGTACTTCCTTTGTATTTGTGCTATTGTTTAAGATCATGGAAGGCAATTTTTTTCTAGTCTTCTTCAACATTTTGTTGTACTAATATTTATTGCTTATGCATTATTCTCAATGACGTGACCTGAAAGTTGCACTACTTGGGGTTCTGAATATTTGCAGCCAGGTGATATGAGTCTTGAAGAGATTGAACGCAGAGTAGGTTCTCTCATACAACCTCATATTGTTGACCGATTGAAGAGCGCTGTCTGGACAGAGAGGTTTAAAGGTATTTTCTCTCTGTGATCATTGTGGAAAATCAATGTTTATGATTTCTCTTGACATTCTACAATTAATTTCGGTGAAACTACTAAGTCttaagtgaaagaaaaaaatgctgGTATTGTTTGACTTGCTGGTTTAGTCTCTTTCCATTTACAGAGGGACATGGTCATTCAATGTGCTTGTCGTTGTCCTAGAAGTTTTGTTGACCTGAGGGTATATACCCGAATAGATTTGAAATGGTCTTAGGATCATATCCCTGGTGCAGGGTGATTCTTTCAATATATACTGACTTGTTTGATTATTATCACGAGTAATGGGGATAAATGCATGGAGTTAAACCAGTTGCTGATCATTTATAGTTTCTCTTGTGGTTGAAAGTGGTTGTGTTGTTATGTGCCTTTTTTATGTTGTGATTCAGACTATTCTAGCATTTCTGGTTTTATGTTGTATCTTTGGCATGTGACACAAGTCAAGTTCTTCTATTCTAGCAATTGATAGTACCTTGATGTGCCCATGTTTCAATTGCCAAGATCAAGTTCTAGCAAATATCCACAATTATTTTTGTTGCAGCAATTGTGTCATTTAAAGAGCAGGTGGAATTGATAAAGGAACTTGACCAGTCGGTGGAGATCTTAGTTCGTTTCCTCTGTGCTGTTCCTGGATGGAGTGAGAAAAATGTTAAGGTATCTGACTTTTTAGGTTATCTTCCTGGTGAGGTGTTGAGGGTACTTTTAGATTATTGATCTGTCCCCATTGAAAATTGCAGGTCCAACTAAAGGTTATTGATGTTATCACCCATATAGCTTCAACTGCatcaaagtttccaaaaaatTGTGTTGTTCTTTGCATTCTTGGTGGGTACTTTGGCTGTTAATTATCAAGCCTTGTGGATAAAACAAACATGCATTGGTGAAACAAACTAGTGTCTTGGAGTGGTTTTCTAAGCCAGTGCCATAgaaaatctgttttttttttggtgcttaaGTTGAAGTTAAAAGGAAGCTTGTATGCTTTGGCTGATTTGTAATCTCCAGTAAATACGCCTCATTGATAGGTATTGGTGAATGTGTTGCGGATATGAAGACCTGTGCTCGTGCCAAGAAGTGCCTAACAACGTTTTCGGAGGCCGTAGGCCCAGGATTTATTTTTGAAAGAGTAAGTCTGGCTGCCTTTTGGTACTTTACTTTTTGGTTTTAGTAAAGATGTGCATGCAACCGATGCTTAGATGGGTCCCTTGTTGAGGCAGGGAGGTCTACTCTTTTATCAATCTGTATTTTTGTGTCTGCTTGGTTTCCGAaaatctgcatttttttttgttctagcTTTACAAAATCATGAAGGAGCACCGTAATCCCAAGGTTCTTATCAAGGGTATCCAGTGGATGGTTTCAGCAGTTGAGGACTTTGGTGTTTCAGATTTAAAAATTGAGGTATTTCCAGTTCTTGTAGAATGATATTGTCGTCTTGTATTACTATTCTAGTAGTGTGAAGGTTCATATTATGATATTCATCTTGGATAAGTAACGTGTGTCATATTAAAGAGCATAAAAAGGGGATGCTACCTTATGCTATACCATATGATAAGCTTCATCCTTAGAAAGACAAGGCTGTACAACACAAAAGGGCAATGAATGCCTGTGGATTCTTACAAGTCAAGGTTATCAACAAAATGTAAACTTTGTTCAAGTCCGTAGAAAACCTTCCCGGTGTTTGAACTTCAAGAATAACAATAAAGAAACTTTTTGGTCTATCCAAAGGCTTCTCTGCTTCTTGAAAAATTCCTTATAGTGTGCTTGCCCCATCTGTTCCACATCTAGCAAAATTCAGATAGCAACCGAGTATGACTGGTGAAAACATTCTCCTGGCCATCTCTGAACCACCAAAACCTTTGGGAGTCTCGGAGAACTAGTTTCCAAAATGAGCAACCAAACATCTTTGTAAGAATATGACCATTCCTTCTCTTTGTACCACTACACTTACTTCACATCGTCCTACACCCCTGTTATGCACCACATGCTATGAGCTCCAAGGCCATCACCCTTCTTTGCCACCTTTAAGTATGGCCAGGATCCACCTTTTCTCCCAAGGGGCGCCAGCCTCTGAACTCCCAGAAATTCTACTTACACTTCCATCCGTATAGCTTCCTCTAGAGTCTGAGGGATGTAAATTATCTGGCACCTCTCAATCAACCATACAAATCACGCATGTTACATCGACTAACCAATTTAGGGTGTTGTACCCATGTCGACACGACACGATGTCAGCCTCGACACCATGATGGCGTAGCCGTTGATTGGTTGGACCGTAGTTGTCCGCTTTGGAAGCCCCAAGGCCATGGGCCCGATGCGTACAATTAAGTCTTTTTGGTCCAATAAGTGTCTTTGGTAATTTTATTACTTCAATTATTAGTACTAGGAGGCCTTTTAATAGTTAATTAGGTTATTTTAATGTTACGTTTATTTCCATTAGGGTTATGACTCTATAAATAAAGATGTTCAACAATGTAATTGTCAGACTTGATTAATGAGAAATTGAGAATAGGGTTTTGACCCTTGTGTGCCTCTCTCCCCTTCTCCATCTTTCTTGTCCGTCATCACACCATCTGTGTCAGACACGGCAAATTCCAGCTATTAGGTTGATGTTCCGGCGAAGGAAAAGGAGAATAATAGATATTGGGCTAAAGGCTAAATGGTTCAAGAGACTGCCTCTATCCCCTTATTTTGGgaatccaacttattaaggaaacctaatcattacacttttaaaaGTCCAACTTTTCCATATTACCATTCACCATTTTCAAAGAATTAGGaggttttgaatttgaaaattcaaaaaagagaagggcaaaattttaatttcaccCCATTTTCTTTGTTGACTTTCAAAGTGGACATTTATTTGGGGACAACAAAAAGTGAGAAGTGGGCCAATAGAAAGGGACAGAGGGGGTGGTAGCATTTGAGAACTATTAACTTATGTCGAGTCCGACACCTGTATCCAAGTCCGGGTAACATAGCAGATCACGAATCCGCTTGTTTGATACTTCTACCAGCCCACTGTAGTATAGGCACAGACCCGTT
This genomic window contains:
- the LOC131333849 gene encoding protein MOR1-like isoform X2; protein product: MSETEDEKLLKEAEELPWEVRLLHKNWKVRNEANINLAALCNSITDPEDPRLREFGPFFKNTVADSNPYVQERALDALIAYLKVVNADSAEGYAKEVCDVIAAKCLTGRPKTVKKSQMVFMLLIELESVDVVLDAMEKAIIKKVAKAVVPAIDIILQALREFGVKIVPPKRILKLLPELFDHRDQNVRASSRGLTLELCRWIGKETVKSVLFEKMPNAMKKELEAELVSVSGIARPSRKTRSEQEPVSEIVGSGREESVADAQEIDEHQLVDAVDILTPLETAGFQDGLPGDMSLEEIERRVGSLIQPHIVDRLKSAVWTERFKAIVSFKEQVELIKELDQSVEILVRFLCAVPGWSEKNVKVQLKVIDVITHIASTASKFPKNCVVLCILGIGECVADMKTCARAKKCLTTFSEAVGPGFIFERLYKIMKEHRNPKVLIKGIQWMVSAVEDFGVSDLKIEDLLYFCKSMGLLSSVAAARNATIKLIGALHKFVGPDIKGFFSDVGPAALCIALEAECRKNPFVSGAAVPKKTIKSLESLSLLSGGGLGSLPCKDISAIPTLMKGLESADSKVWFSAYKSFVCNVVCDYELHLLEVVPIVQNYSPEWVFLLSRFV
- the LOC131333849 gene encoding protein MOR1-like isoform X1, whose product is MSETEDEKLLKEAEELPWEVRLLHKNWKVRNEANINLAALCNSITDPEDPRLREFGPFFKNTVADSNPYVQERALDALIAYLKVVNADSAEGYAKEVCDVIAAKCLTGRPKTVKKSQMVFMLLIELESVDVVLDAMEKAIIKKVAKAVVPAIDIILQALREFGVKIVPPKRILKLLPELFDHRDQNVRASSRGLTLELCRWIGKETVKSVLFEKMPNAMKKELEAELVSVSGIARPSRKTRSEQEPVSEIVGSGREESVADAAQEIDEHQLVDAVDILTPLETAGFQDGLPGDMSLEEIERRVGSLIQPHIVDRLKSAVWTERFKAIVSFKEQVELIKELDQSVEILVRFLCAVPGWSEKNVKVQLKVIDVITHIASTASKFPKNCVVLCILGIGECVADMKTCARAKKCLTTFSEAVGPGFIFERLYKIMKEHRNPKVLIKGIQWMVSAVEDFGVSDLKIEDLLYFCKSMGLLSSVAAARNATIKLIGALHKFVGPDIKGFFSDVGPAALCIALEAECRKNPFVSGAAVPKKTIKSLESLSLLSGGGLGSLPCKDISAIPTLMKGLESADSKVWFSAYKSFVCNVVCDYELHLLEVVPIVQNYSPEWVFLLSRFV
- the LOC131333849 gene encoding protein MOR1-like isoform X4, whose amino-acid sequence is MSETEDEKLLKEAEELPWEVRLLHKNWKVRNEANINLAALCNSITDPEDPRLREFGPFFKNTVADSNPYVQERALDALIAYLKVVNADSAEGYAKEVCDVIAAKCLTGRPKTVKKSQMVFMLLIELESVDVVLDAMEKAIIKKVAKAVVPAIDIILQALREFGVKIVPPKRILKLLPELFDHRDQNVRASSRGLTLELCRWIGKETVKSVLFEKMPNAMKKELEAELVSVSGIARPSRKTRSEQEPVSEIVGSGREESVADAAQEIDEHQLVDAVDILTPLETAGFQDGLPGDMSLEEIERRVGSLIQPHIVDRLKSAVWTERFKAIVSFKEQVELIKELDQSVEILVRFLCAVPGWSEKNVKVQLKVIDVITHIASTASKFPKNCVVLCILGIGECVADMKTCARAKKCLTTFSEAVGPGFIFERLYKIMKEHRNPKVLIKGIQWMVSAVEDFGVSDLKIEDLLYFCKSMGLLSSVAAARNATIKLIGALHKFVGPDIKGFFSDVGPAALCIALEAECRKNPFVSGAAVPKKTIKSLESLSLLSGGGLGSLPCKDISAIPTLMKGLESADSKGELWSL
- the LOC131333849 gene encoding protein MOR1-like isoform X3, encoding MSETEDEKLLKEAEELPWEVRLLHKNWKVRNEANINLAALCNSITDPEDPRLREFGPFFKNTVADSNPYVQERALDALIAYLKVVNADSAEGYAKEVCDVIAAKCLTGRPKTVKKSQMVFMLLIELESVDVVLDAMEKAIIKKVAKAVVPAIDIILQALREFGVKIVPPKRILKLLPELFDHRDQNVRASSRGLTLELCRWIGKETVKSVLFEKMPNAMKKELEAELVSVSGIARPSRKTRSEQEPVSEIVGSGREESVADAAQEIDEHQLVDAVDILTPLETAGFQDGLPGDMSLEEIERRVGSLIQPHIVDRLKSAVWTERFKAIVSFKEQVELIKELDQSVEILVRFLCAVPGWSEKNVKVQLKVIDVITHIASTASKFPKNCVVLCILGIGECVADMKTCARAKKCLTTFSEAVGPGFIFERLYKIMKEHRNPKVLIKGIQWMVSAVEDFGVSDLKIEDLLYFCKSMGLLSSVAAARNATIKLIGALHKFVGPDIKGFFSDVGPAALCIALEAECRKNPFVSGAAVPKKTIKSLESLSLLSGGGLGSLPCKDISAIPTLMKGLESADSKVRLECIEVLSKIWTAG